Genomic DNA from Fimbriimonas ginsengisoli Gsoil 348:
GGCATCGCCGAGAGCTGGTTCGATGGTCGTTCGCTGGATCGCCGTATCACGGTTCCGTTTCCCTACCAATCCGAGGCGTCGGGAATTAACGAGAAAGAGGTTCATGAGGTCGTGTGGTACGCCCGGGACTTCGACTTTCATCCTGAGTGGCGGGGACAAGATTTGCTCCTCCACTTCGGCGCCGTCGATTACGCCAGCACGGTTTGGGTCAACGGGAACTTGGTCGGCGGAAACCGCGGGGGCCACGTTCCGTTCACCTTCGACATCGCCCCCTACCTAACGGAGGGAAGCAACCGGATCGTGGTGCGCGTGGAAGACCGGCAGGACCCCTGCCAGCCACGCGGCAAGCAATCCGTTTCCGGCAAGCCGGTTGGCATCGACTACTACTGCACGACCGGAATTTGGCAAACCGTGTGGTTGGAGCCGGTCCCGCAGGTGCGCATCGAGCGAATACGCGTCACCCCGGACGTGGAGGAATCGGCGTTTAAGCTGAGCGTTTACCTGCACGCACCCGCCGCAAACTGGACAATCGAGGCGGACGTTCTCGAAGGGGAGAACGTCGTGGCCACGCTCCGCAAAAATACGACCAACGCCTCGGCCAGGCTCTTTGTTCGCGTACCGGACGCCAAGCTTTGGTCGCCCGACACGCCGAACCTTTACGATCTGCGGGTCCGGATCCTGCAGAACGGGGAGCGACTCGACGAGGTCGAATCGTACGCCGGTATGCGGTCCATCGAGCTTCGGAACGGCGAGTTCCTGTTGAACGGCGAAGCGGTCTACCTCAAAATGGTGCTCGACCAGGGTTACTGGCCGGAAAGCTACTTAGCCGCCCCTTCGGACGATGCGCTTCGCGCGGATGTCGAGATCACGAAGGAGCTTGGGTTCAACGGATCGCGCAAGCACCAGAAGGTCGAGGACCCAAGGTGGCTGTACTGGTGCGACAAGCTCGGCCTCTTGGTTTGGGGCGAGATGGCGAACGCCCGCGATTGGTCGCCGGAGGCGGAAGAGATGCTGCTTTCGGAGTGGCAACGAGTCGTTCAGCGCGACTATAACTCCCCTGCGATCGTTTCCTGGGTCCCCCTCAACGAAAGTTGGGGGGTTCCCGAGATCGACAAGGGTCATGCCGCACAGTATGCGTTCGTGGAGCGAGCCGTCAACGCCACGCGCTTCCTGGATCCGCACCGGCCAGTGATCGACAACGACGGTTGGGAACACACCGACGTTTCCGATGTAGTGACGATCCACGACTACACCTCCAGCGGCGAGGAGATGTTCGCCAAGTACGCCCAGACGGCCGCCGGGGGGGCTCTTCCCGACCGAACTTGGTGGGACGGCAAGCTGACCTTTGCCCAGCGTGGTCACTACCGAGGCCAACCGGTGATGCTGACCGAGGTGGGCGGATTCCTTATCCGGCCGCATTGGCTGCCGGCCGACCAGTGGGATGTTCTGTACGACACCTACGGTTCGGTCAACGATACGGCCGAGCTGCTGGCGAAGTACGAGGACCTCATGGGAGCCATCGCCTCGCTCCGGTTCGTCTCGGGTTTCTGCTACACGCAGCTAACCGACGTCGAACAGGAGATCAACGGCCTTCTCACTTTCGACCGGCGCCCTAAAGTTCCCGTCGCCGAGATCGCCCGGATCAACCACTCCCTGCGCCTCCGTCCCAGCGAAGCCCCCGCCGAGATCGCCGCCTGCTAGCCGCACGAGACTACGACTTCACCACCGACGACAGGATGCCTTGCGAGATTGACTCGAGCATGTCGGCGACGGCCTCGAAGTCGGTAAGGTCGCCGTAGTACGGGTCCGGCACCTCGATAAGGGGGGAGGCGGGGTCGAAGGAAGTGGCGAGGCGGATCCGGCCGGGATCGGCGCCGCGCCACGAGCGAAGCTCACGCTCGTTCGCGAGGTCCATCGGAATTACCAAGTCGAACTCTTTGAAGTCCGACGACTTCACCTGGCGAGCCCTCATTTCCATGCGGCAGCCCCGGGCGATGCCGACTTGGCGGGCGCGCCGGTCTGGCAGCTCCCCAGTGTGCCAATCGCCCGTTCCGGCGGAGTCGATCTGGATATCTACGCCTCGAGCCTCGGCATCGCGACGGAGAATCGCCTCGGCGAGGGGGCTTCGGCAGATGTTGCCGAGACATACGAACAGGATTCGAGGGGGCATCCCCTCATTTTGGTTCGGATCTTTCTTTTTGGCGACCCTAGCGGGGGCTTAGCCTTTCCCTCGGTCTTTGTACGTTTTGTACACTGGTGAGGGAGGTGTACAAAACGTACGACAAAGTCCCTTCAAAAATGGTCGCGAAGATCGGTGGGACGGTTGACGAGGGCCGAACCGGACTAGGCTTCTTCAACGGTCAGGGAGTCGAATTCGATTCCCTCGGGGCGTTGATTTCGTACCATGTCGAGAGCGTCGGTGAGGTCCTTGACCGGGAAGGTACAGGTCTTGCGGCCGGAGCCGTCGACGGCGAAGTCGAGGTGAATGCAGTCGTCGCGGATCTCTAATTTGCAATAGCCGCCCAGGACCGAAAGTTGCAGGGGGGTGCCTTGGCTAAGGGCATCCTCAAGGTCGCCGACAGCGGTCCAGAAGCGGACGGTGGTGCCGCCGGTGACGGCGACCAACACTCGTTCGCCCGCCCCGCTTACGCTAACCCGTACCCCTTCATCGCAAAGAATGCGCTCGGCCATGCTACTTAGGCCGCCTTTGTACCCCGTTTTCTTCGGGCAAAACACAGAATGTGGGTCCCTTCCTTAGATGCGAGGTGGTGATTTCACGCACGCTCTCTTGGTACAGCTCGTAGTCGACCGGCTTGGGCACGTAGTCGGTCGCTCCCAGCGCCTTGCATCGGTCGATATCGGAGGTCTCGTCGGAAGAGGAGAAGATGACGAAAGGGACGTCTTTTAGGCGCTCGCTGGCTCGAGCCCGGCGGAGGATCTCGTCACCGGAAAGCTTGGGGAGCTTGAGATCGCAGAGGACGAGATCCGGTACCGGGCCATCCGCGTTTGCGTCATCGAGCCCGAGAAGCTTTACCCCCGCCTCGCCATCGCGCGCGACCTTAACCATCAGCGGGACGCCGAGCTGCCGCAGCGCGCGTAAGGCGAGCTGCTCATCGTCGGGCGTATCCTCGATCAGGATCAGGGTTGCAGGTTCGTGAATCACGATGGGCACTCCGAGTTATGACTCCGGTTAACCTCCGGTTACCGCAAAGGAACCTATGAGCAAGTAATATTGCGGGGGTTATCACAAGGTCCCGACGAAGGAGATTTCCCCTTATAGAGCTGGTTCGACTTGTGGTGCGTCGGTTAGGAGTTTTTCGCCTTGGGTTTCGGGGGCGAAGGGGAGGGCGAGGAGGCCTAGAAGGTAGATCGAGCCGGAGAGGAGGACGCCGGTAGCGACATTACCGCCTCGGGCGGCGATGACTTGGCCGATTAGGATCGGGACCGGGATGGAGAGAACCCGGCCGACGTTATACGCGAGACCCGCGCCGGTGGCGCGGATGCGGGGTGGGAAGAGCTCTGGGAAGTAGAGGACGAACGCGGCGGAGACGCCTATCGCGAAGAAATTGACCAGCGGGAGGAGCCACAGGAGACGGGCATAGTCCGCCCCGCCGCCGATCGCCAGGGCGACGCTGGCGGGTGCGAGAAGATAAAAGGCGGCGATCGTGCGCCGGCGTCCGAAGCGGGTGCATAGCCAAGGAACCAGAAGCACTCCCAGCAGGGTCCCGATGTGGGAGATCATCGCGACCGCGCTCTTGCGCGCGTCCACGTCCGCCTTCGCCAAACCGACGCTCGCGGCTTGGACGAGGTTCGGCTGCCAATACGTCGCGGTACCGGCACCGGCGATGCCGACAGCGCCGATAACCACGGCGGCGAGAGCCCGCTTCCGCCACTGAGGCACCGTCAGTACCTCGACAAGCGGCGTCCGTTCCGGTTTCGGCGGCCGAACCGGCTCATGGGCTCGAAACCGTATGAATACGCACACCAGAGCGGGGGCGATACCCACGAGGAACAAGAGCCGCCAATCCATTCCCTTTAGTGCCAGATTGGCGAGGGCGGCCAGAATCGGCCCCACGGCGGCGGCGCTCTGTAATAGCCCGGCGGCTCCGGCACGCGCCCGGTCGGGAAAGGTCTCGGCCACGAGCGCGGCGCCGGCCGCCCACTCGCCGCCGATCCCGAGGGCGGTGAGGAACCGGACGATGGCGACCTGCTCAGGGGTGCGGCAGAGCGCGGTAAACCCCGTGAAGGCGCAGTAGAGAAGCACCGTCAGCACCAGCACCCGAGTTCTCCCCCAGGTATCGGCAAGGACCCCGAACACAAGGCCACCTATCGACCAGCCGAGGAGGAACAACCCCTGGATCCATCCCTCGACCAGGGGCCCGTGCGCCTTGTACGCGGCAGGCCCACCCAGCAACTCCGTCAACATCGGCCCTTTTGCGAAGTTGAACAGGGCGGTGTCCATGATGTCGAACACCCACCCGAGCCAGGCGATGGCGAGGACGGCCCACTGGCGGCGGGTCAAACCCTCGGTCCAGGAAAGCATGGGAAGAGCATAGCGCTCAATGTATGCTCTAGCCCATGGCATCGGCTTGGTACGCGTTTGCGCGGTGGGCGACGAAGACGTTCTTCTATGGCTCCAAAGGAGGGCTTCGTTCAGTCGGTCAGGAAAACGTTCCCCTCACGGGTCCGTTAATCGTCGCTCCGAATCATGTCAGTAACCTCGACCCTCCCGCAGTAGCCTGCGGCACCAAGCGCCGGCAGCTTAGATTCATGGCGAAAGAAGAGCTGTTCAAAGGGTTCTTGGGAAAACTGATTTCTTCCCTCGGCGCGTTTCCGGTGAAAAGGGGCGAAGGGGATACCGAGTCGATTCGAAACGCGATCGCGATCCTCGAAAGCGGCGAGGCGCTGCTCATCTTTCCGGAGGGAACCCGAGGGGACGGGCGGACGATGCTGCCGGTCAACCGCGGCGTGACGATGCTTGCCAAGCGGACCAACGCGCTCGTTTTGCCAGTCGGCATCATCGGCACCCACATCGTCTCCCCCAAAGGGGCCAAGGGGAAGAGCCATCCGATGCTGGTGGCGTACGGAGAGCCGTTCACCTACCAACAGACGGCGACGGGAGCGAACGAGCGGGAGAACCGGGAGCTGTTTGCCGCCGAGCTAGAGAAACGGATTCTCGCGCTCTGCAACGCGAACGGCCTGCCGCTCAAAAGCGCCGCGTCAATTGAAGGCTCAGCAGAGTCTGGTGGTCCCGCACCTGAGCTCGCAGGTTGAGGAGACTGGAGACTTGGTACTCGATCCCCGAGGAGATGCGGAAACCGTTGTGCTCCACGAGAAGGTGAAACTCCTTGCTAAAGGGGATCGAGACCCCCACGAACGGAGACCAGTGGCGGCCCGCGAACACGCCTAAGGTGATGTCGGCTGGAACGTCGCCGTTGATCGTGGTGAACGGCTCGCGAAAGGTAGCGGCTCCGAAGAAGCGGCGGCCATCGGCCGTCCGGTCGACGGCATCCTGCACCCCGAGACTGAGACCCGGCGTCAGGCCGGGGATCGCCGAGATGTAGTTGTAGGCGAAATCGAAAGTGTCGACGGCTCGCTCTCCCGGCTCTTGATCGAGACGCAGCTCCATATCGAACGCGGTCCCGATGCCGAGGCCGATAAGGTTCTCCCTTTCACCAATCTGCTTCGGTTCGCCTCGGAATTCGTAACGGACGGTTCGGTATGGAAGCTTTCGCGCCGTGGGGATGGTGATCAGCCGGTCCGCGTGGCCAATGGCGGCGGAGGCGATCAGGGTCAGCACAAAGGCTCGGCGCATTACGGCAAAGTACCCTTTTAGCGTTTGATTGTGATGCTTCCTGGCCCGTTCTCCGATCCTCGGATGGTGATATGGATGGGCGTGAACTGTTTGACGACCCATGAGCAGGTGAGGAAGCGCGAGGTGAGCCGGGAGACGGTGAAGACCGACTCACCTTCCGCCATCACAAGGGGAAGCAGAAGCTGATCGGCCAAGTAAGGGTCCACCGTGCTCGGTCCGGCCATCCATTCGTACATCTCTTCGAAGGCGAGCTGGGCAAGCGTCTCGGAGCGGAGGCCGCGCATCCCCATCGCCGTACCGCCTCCCATCCCGCGCTCGTATTGAGCCCACGAGGTCACGTAAACGCCTGCACCTCGGGCGCCGACCTCGATGTGCTCGGCCTGCATTTGGAGTCCGGAGTTCTGAGCGAGCCGTCGAAGGTGCGCGACCGCGCGATCGCCGACCGAGGCCGGGAGCGAGGCGGTGGAGACGATCGCCCGAATCTCTTTCAGCTTGCCCCGGTCGCTCCAGGTAACCCCCTGCAGGGCGCTCGGCTCTACGTCGAGGGTCACCTGCCCTTTCGATTCGCGTCCGAAGCCGGCGGTCATCAGCTCCGGGAAGGCGTAGAGGCCGGTCTTTCGCAAGGCGGCGAGGGTGACGTTGGCGAAGTAGTCGTAGCTGAGCGAGTTCGCCCCGAAAGTTTCCCCCTCTACCGCGAGAGAGGAGTAAACACCACTCTTCGCCAGCACGGGCAAGAGGGCGCCCAGGAGGACACAGGCGTTCGGACCTCGGGGGGCCGACTGGTGCTGATCGCCCGACAGCGCGCCGGAGAACCCCTCGGGTCGGTTCGTCGGGAAAAAGCCGACGGTTTCGGAGGCGATTTCCGCACCGGTCGTTTCGGCACGGCAGATCCGCGCCAGCGCTTTGAGATAGGTGAGATCTTCGACATCCAGGCCGGGAAACTTGGTGCCTCCACGTACGGAGTGGATGCGAACGGCCTGCTGGGTTAGGGCGGCCATGGCAAAGGCGGTCCGG
This window encodes:
- a CDS encoding glycoside hydrolase family 2 protein → MSVKIQPRPEYPRPQFVRQQWTNLNGEWEFAFDDQETGIAESWFDGRSLDRRITVPFPYQSEASGINEKEVHEVVWYARDFDFHPEWRGQDLLLHFGAVDYASTVWVNGNLVGGNRGGHVPFTFDIAPYLTEGSNRIVVRVEDRQDPCQPRGKQSVSGKPVGIDYYCTTGIWQTVWLEPVPQVRIERIRVTPDVEESAFKLSVYLHAPAANWTIEADVLEGENVVATLRKNTTNASARLFVRVPDAKLWSPDTPNLYDLRVRILQNGERLDEVESYAGMRSIELRNGEFLLNGEAVYLKMVLDQGYWPESYLAAPSDDALRADVEITKELGFNGSRKHQKVEDPRWLYWCDKLGLLVWGEMANARDWSPEAEEMLLSEWQRVVQRDYNSPAIVSWVPLNESWGVPEIDKGHAAQYAFVERAVNATRFLDPHRPVIDNDGWEHTDVSDVVTIHDYTSSGEEMFAKYAQTAAGGALPDRTWWDGKLTFAQRGHYRGQPVMLTEVGGFLIRPHWLPADQWDVLYDTYGSVNDTAELLAKYEDLMGAIASLRFVSGFCYTQLTDVEQEINGLLTFDRRPKVPVAEIARINHSLRLRPSEAPAEIAAC
- a CDS encoding low molecular weight protein-tyrosine-phosphatase; protein product: MPPRILFVCLGNICRSPLAEAILRRDAEARGVDIQIDSAGTGDWHTGELPDRRARQVGIARGCRMEMRARQVKSSDFKEFDLVIPMDLANERELRSWRGADPGRIRLATSFDPASPLIEVPDPYYGDLTDFEAVADMLESISQGILSSVVKS
- a CDS encoding response regulator, translated to MIHEPATLILIEDTPDDEQLALRALRQLGVPLMVKVARDGEAGVKLLGLDDANADGPVPDLVLCDLKLPKLSGDEILRRARASERLKDVPFVIFSSSDETSDIDRCKALGATDYVPKPVDYELYQESVREITTSHLRKGPTFCVLPEENGVQRRPK
- a CDS encoding MFS transporter; this translates as MLSWTEGLTRRQWAVLAIAWLGWVFDIMDTALFNFAKGPMLTELLGGPAAYKAHGPLVEGWIQGLFLLGWSIGGLVFGVLADTWGRTRVLVLTVLLYCAFTGFTALCRTPEQVAIVRFLTALGIGGEWAAGAALVAETFPDRARAGAAGLLQSAAAVGPILAALANLALKGMDWRLLFLVGIAPALVCVFIRFRAHEPVRPPKPERTPLVEVLTVPQWRKRALAAVVIGAVGIAGAGTATYWQPNLVQAASVGLAKADVDARKSAVAMISHIGTLLGVLLVPWLCTRFGRRRTIAAFYLLAPASVALAIGGGADYARLLWLLPLVNFFAIGVSAAFVLYFPELFPPRIRATGAGLAYNVGRVLSIPVPILIGQVIAARGGNVATGVLLSGSIYLLGLLALPFAPETQGEKLLTDAPQVEPAL
- a CDS encoding lysophospholipid acyltransferase family protein; translated protein: MASAWYAFARWATKTFFYGSKGGLRSVGQENVPLTGPLIVAPNHVSNLDPPAVACGTKRRQLRFMAKEELFKGFLGKLISSLGAFPVKRGEGDTESIRNAIAILESGEALLIFPEGTRGDGRTMLPVNRGVTMLAKRTNALVLPVGIIGTHIVSPKGAKGKSHPMLVAYGEPFTYQQTATGANERENRELFAAELEKRILALCNANGLPLKSAASIEGSAESGGPAPELAG
- a CDS encoding RNA 3'-terminal phosphate cyclase, whose product is MAANQALITIDGSHGEGGGALLRTAFAMAALTQQAVRIHSVRGGTKFPGLDVEDLTYLKALARICRAETTGAEIASETVGFFPTNRPEGFSGALSGDQHQSAPRGPNACVLLGALLPVLAKSGVYSSLAVEGETFGANSLSYDYFANVTLAALRKTGLYAFPELMTAGFGRESKGQVTLDVEPSALQGVTWSDRGKLKEIRAIVSTASLPASVGDRAVAHLRRLAQNSGLQMQAEHIEVGARGAGVYVTSWAQYERGMGGGTAMGMRGLRSETLAQLAFEEMYEWMAGPSTVDPYLADQLLLPLVMAEGESVFTVSRLTSRFLTCSWVVKQFTPIHITIRGSENGPGSITIKR